The following are encoded in a window of Primulina eburnea isolate SZY01 chromosome 4, ASM2296580v1, whole genome shotgun sequence genomic DNA:
- the LOC140830635 gene encoding LOW QUALITY PROTEIN: probable LRR receptor-like serine/threonine-protein kinase At1g14390 (The sequence of the model RefSeq protein was modified relative to this genomic sequence to represent the inferred CDS: deleted 1 base in 1 codon), whose protein sequence is MEHQWMLPTIIFLVAFPFSMAQLSSSETRILFQIQRFLEYPPALEQWNKWTNFCTLPPNPSLTLVCSSNHISELTIVGNKSFAVSEQTLSDKFSLESFFTVLTKLSSLQKLSLVSLGLWGQLPAKISRFRSLEVLNISSNFIYGDIPPSISSYQSLKSLVLSNNLLNGSVPDLSVLSVLEELDLSSNFLGPEFPSLGNDLVSVLIGNNSLKSKIPQDFSKMNRLQVLDLSSNNLIGSIPSFLFSMPSIQYISLAKNQLSGVLAADISCNIKLGYVDISNNLLTGKLPSCLASNVGNRTLITLWNCLSNTTSGYQRPTSFCQKDDALVVHPSARTQKEQRVMKLGTVVGIIGGIVAILGVLGFIFLAIMKRAQRKRGCECKYDDVVIQKTYGPGSSIARNIPQTGQMASPGLPPYHVFTIEEIKDATNNFDTNNLVGEGSQGQIYKGKLRNGSSILVKCIKLKQKYSPQALQHHMEVVSKLRHRHLVSVLGHGIAPYQDHPNTTNTVYIFLENIAKGSLRDHLTDWRKREVLKWPQRMAITMGIARGIQYLHTGGVQGNNLKIENILLDECLNPKISSYKIALPSKVGAENSLDSKDTSNHEDPEKEDIYQLGVILTEVITGRPIQSKSESDDLKYQIERSLSESPSKLRDLVDPSMCGTFAYESLKTVAQITVNCLCKDPIGRPTVEDVLWHLQYSVQVQEGWTNSGNLSGNISGNR, encoded by the exons ATGGAACATCAATGGATGTTGCCAACCATCATTTTCCTGGTAGCTTTCCCATTTTCAATGGCACAATTATCTTCATCTGAAACCAGAATTCTATTCCAAATTCAACGGTTCCTTGAATATCCACCAGCCCTTGAACAATGGAACAAATGGACAAACTTTTGTACGTTGCCACCAAATCCTTCTCTTACACTTGTCTGTTCAAGTAATCACATCAGTGAACTAACCATTGTAGGGAACAAAAGCTTTGCAGTTTCTGAGCAGACTCTTTCTGATAAGTTCTCACTTGAATCATTCTTCACTGTCTTGACCAAGCTTTCAAGTTTGCAGAAGCTGTCATTGGTTTCTTTAGGATTATGGGGTCAGTTACCGGCGAAAATCAGCCGGTTTCGATCCCTTGAAGTACTGAATATTAGCTCAAACTTCATATATGGTGACATccctccatcaatatcaagttACCAGAGCTTAAAAAGTCTTGTGTTGAGTAATAATTTGCTCAATGGGAGTGTTCCAGATCTAAGTGTTCTATCAGTGCTTGAAGAGCTGGACTTGAGTAGCAATTTTTTA GGGCCTGAATTTCCATCTTTAGGCAACGATCTTGTATCTGTTCTTATTGGGAACAATTCTTTGAAATCTAAAATTCCACAAGATTTCAGCAAAATGAATAGGCTTCAAGTTCTTGATTTGTCATCCAATAACCTCATTGGATCAATCCCTTCATTCTTGTTTTCCATGCCATCAATTCAGTACATTAGTCTGGCTAAAAATCAGTTAAGTGGGGTACTTGCCGCAGATATTTCATGCAACATCAAACTTGGTTATGTGGACATTTCAAATAACCTATTAACTGGGAAATTACCCTCTTGTCTAGCATCAAATGTCGGAAACAGGACATTAATTACTCTGTGGAATTGTCTGTCAAACACCACCTCGGGGTATCAGAGACCTACTTCTTTCTGCCAAAAAGATGATGCACTAGTTGTTCATCCTTCGGCAAGAACCCAGAAGGAGCAACGGGTGATGAAACTCGGTACTGTAGTTGGTATCATTGGGGGCATTGTTGCAATCTTAGGCGTCTTGGGGTTCATTTTTTTGGCAATCATGAAAAGGGCACAAAGAAAAAGAGGCTGCGAGTGCAAATATGATGATGTTGTGATCCAGAAAACTTATGGTCCCGGATCCTCGATCGCAA GAAATATACCGCAGACAGGTCAAATGGCATCGCCGGGACTGCCACCATATCATGTGTTCACGATAGAGGAAATTAAGGATGCAACCAACAATTTCGATACAAATAATCTCGTGGGAGAAGGATCACAGGGTCAG ATATACAAAGGTAAACTCAGAAATGGATCATCAATCTTAGTGAAGTGTATCAAGCTAAAACAGAAGTATTCACCACAAGCTCTGCAGCACCACATGGAAGTTGTATCGAAGCTGAGGCACAGGCATTTAGTCAGCGTTCTTGGGCACGGCATTGCCCCGTACCAAGACCATCCAAACACGACCAATACAGTCTATATCTTCCTCGAAAATATAGCCAAGGGGTCGTTGAGGGATCACCTAACTG ATTGGAGAAAAAGGGAAGTTCTGAAATGGCCACAGAGAATGGCAATCACTATGGGCATTGCCAGGGGTATTCAATACCTGCATACAGGAGGAGTTCAAGGAAACAACCtgaaaatcgaaaatatactgctAGATGAGTGTCTCAATCCTAAAATAAGCAGCTATAAAATAGCACTTCCATCTAAG GTTGGTGCAGAAAACTCACTTGATAGCAAAGACACCTCAAATCA TGAAGATCCAGAAAAGGAAGACATTTATCAACTGGGAGTTATCCTAACCGAAGTTATCACTGGTAGACCAATACAATCCAAGAGTGAATCCGATGACCTTAAATATCAG ATAGAGAGGAGCTTGTCAGAATCACCATCGAAACTACGAGACTTAGTCGACCCCTCTATGTGTGGAACTTTTGCATATGAATCCTTGAAAACGGTTGCACAGATCACTGTAAACTGCCTATGCAAAGATCCAATAGGTCGACCTACGGTTGAAGACGTACTTTGGCATCTGCAGTATTCAGTTCAAGTTCAAGAGGGTTGGACAAACAGTGGAAACCTCAGTGGAAATATTAGTGGAAACCGTTGA
- the LOC140830638 gene encoding pectate lyase-like, producing MALTNTKLSILVAFGFLLVIEMIPRSSAKIANYDEYLQKRAEESFEASLKAFNPKPEEVTDDFNQLVGEELASENVTRRSLRERGCRATNAIDQCWRCDRNWANNRKKLADCARGFGHHTTGGKMGRIYVVTNPSDDNVDNPRPGTIRHAVIQREPLWIIFSHHMIIRLRQELIFTSHKTIDGRGAEVHIAFGAGLTLQFVQNVIIHNVWIHDIIPASGGLIRDAVNHLGFRTRSDGDAISVYSSSHIWIDHVSLSKATDGLIDVIEASTAITISNCKFNHHNDVMLLGAHDSDAKDAIMQVTVAFNRFGVGLIQRMPRCRWGFFHVVNNDYSHWELYAIGGSAHPTILSQGNRFRASNGRYIKEVTKRDYAPKSEWMKWQWRSEGDLFTNGAFFTESGPPMTRSPLTARNNIRFKPGSFVGRLTRYAGALRCIRGRPC from the exons ATGGCGCTAACTAATACTAAATTATCGATCCTTGTGGCGTTCGGATTCTTGTTAGTTATCGAAATGATACCAAGATCCAGCGCTAAAATCGCAAACTACGACGAGTATTTGCAGAAGAGAGCTGAGGAATCCTTTGAGGCATCTTTGAAAGCATTTAATCCTAAACCTGAGGAGGTGACAGATGATTTTAACCAACTGGTTGGCGA GGAGTTGGCAAGCGAAAATGTTACAAGGCGGAGCCTCCGAGAACGTGGCTGCCGGGCCACGAACGCCATCGACCAGTGTTGGCGTTGCGACCGAAACTGGGCCAACAACCGGAAGAAGCTAGCCGACTGTGCCAGAGGCTTCGGCCACCACACCACAGGAGGCAAAATGGGGCGAATCTACGTCGTAACCAATCCATCTGATGACAACGTGGACAACCCAAGGCCTGGAACCATCCGCCACGCTGTGATCCAACGGGAGCCGCTATGGATCATCTTCTCTCATCACATGATCATCAGGTTAAGGCAAGAGCTAATTTTTACCAGCCACAAGACCATAGATGGGAGAGGAGCAGAAGTGCACATTGCTTTTGGTGCAGGCCTAACACTCCAATTTGTGCAAAATGTGATCATTCACAATGTGTGGATCCACGACATAATTCCAGCCTCAGGTGGGCTGATCCGGGACGCGGTTAACCACCTTGGTTTCCGAACTAGGAGCGATGGAGATGCCATATCGGTTTATAGTTCAAGCCATATATGGATAGATCATGTTTCTTTATCTAAAGCTACAGATGGACTTATTGATGTGATCGAGGCTTCCACTGCTATAACCATCTCCAACTGCAAATTCAACCATCATAATGAT GTGATGCTCTTGGGTGCACATGATAGCGATGCTAAAGATGCAATCATGCAAGTCACGGTGGCTTTCAACCGGTTCGGAGTGGGTTTGATCCAGAGAATGCCACGGTGCCGATGGGGTTTCTTCCATGTCGTCAACAACGATTACTCCCACTGGGAACTGTACGCCATCGGCGGTAGCGCACATCCCACCATTCTTAGCCAAGGAAACAGATTCAGAGCCTCAAACGGCCGATATATCAAAGag GTAACCAAGAGGGACTATGCTCCGAAGAGCGAATGGATGAAATGGCAATGGCGGTCCGAGGGCGATCTGTTCACGAACGGAGCCTTCTTCACAGAATCAGGGCCTCCAATGACAAGAAGTCCGTTGACAGCGAGAAATAACATCAGGTTCAAACCTGGTTCATTTGTAGGGAGGCTGACTCGTTACGCCGGTGCCCTCAGGTGCATCAGAGGCAGACCATGTTAA
- the LOC140830634 gene encoding probable serine/threonine-protein kinase PBL3 — MGNCFGSSARVDASLSTPSASRFPSKTGNSSSHFNISIPIYNRKSSVEILPTPRSEAEILSSPHVKPFSFNELRNATRNFRPDSLLGEGGFGYVFKGWIDEHTLTATKPGSGLVIAVKKLKPEGFQGHKEWLTEVNYLGQLRHVNLVKLIGYCSEGDNRLLVYEFMSKGSLENHLFRRGPQPISWATRMKVATGAASGLSFLHEAREQVIYRDFKASNILLDGEFSAKLSDFGLAKAGPTGDKTHVSTQVMGTHGYAAPEYVATGRLSSKSDVYSFGVVLLELLSGRRAVDKTKVGIEQNLVDWARPYMSDKRKLFRIMDTKLEGQYPQKAAYSAANICLQCLSPDPKMRPRMAEVVATLEQLQTPRNATRYSDSENRASFESVAASPLELGTLASPLPRHRRSSHAR; from the exons ATGGGTAATTGCTTTGGTTCATCCGCTAGGGTTGATGCCTCTCTTAGCACCCCTTCTG CATCAAGATTTCCCAGCAAAACGGGCAATTCATCATCTCATTTCAACATAAGCATTCCCATTTACAATCGCAAAAGCAGTGTCGAAATCCTTCCTACCCCAAGATCCGAGGCTGAAATACTCTCGTCACCTCACGTGAAGCCCTTCTCATTTAACGAGTTGAGGAATGCAACAAGAAACTTTCGACCTGACAGTCTTCTTGGTGAAGGAGGATTTGGTTATGTTTTCAAAGGATGGATTGATGAGCATACTCTTACCGCCACAAAGCCTGGGTCGGGACTCGTTATTGCTGTCAAGAAGTTGAAGCCTGAAGGTTTCCAAGGCCACAAGGAGTGGTTG ACAGAAGTTAATTATCTTGGTCAACTTCGACATGTGAACCTAGTTAAACTTATTGGATActgctctgagggtgataaccGGCTATTGGTTTATGAGTTCATGTCGAAAGGAAGTCTGGAGAATCATTTGTTCAGAA GAGGGCCTCAACCCATTTCATGGGCGACTCGAATGAAGGTTGCGACCGGTGCGGCTAGTGGGCTTTCTTTCTTGCATGAAGCTAGAGAACAAGTGATCTATAGAGATTTTAAGGCTTCTAACATTCTTCTCGATGGG GAATTTAGTGCAAAATTATCCGACTTTGGTTTGGCCAAAGCTGGCCCAACCGGTGACAAAACTCATGTATCCACTCAAGTTATGGGAACACATGGCTATGCTGCACCGGAATACGTTGCTACAG GCAGACTGTCATCAAAGAGTGATGTGTACAGCTTTGGTGTCGTTTTGCTTGAATTGCTCTCGGGACGTCGTGCTGTCGACAAAACAAAAGTGGGCATCGAGCAAAACTTAGTCGATTGGGCGAGACCTTATATGAGTGACAAGAGAAAGCTGTTCCGGATCATGGACACTAAACTTGAGGGCCAATACCCTCAGAAAGCAGCATACAGTGCAGCTAATATTTGTCTGCAGTGTCTAAGCCCGGACCCAAAAATGAGGCCACGGATGGCAGAGGTTGTAGCTACTCTGGAACAGCTTCAAACTCCAAGAAACGCAACAAGATATTCAGATTCTGAGAATCGAGCTTCTTTTGAGTCTGTTGCTGCCTCGCCATTGGAACTCGGCACTTTGGCTTCTCCATTGCCAAGACATCGAAGGTCTTCTCATGCGAGATGA
- the LOC140830637 gene encoding LOW QUALITY PROTEIN: single-stranded DNA-binding protein WHY1, chloroplastic-like (The sequence of the model RefSeq protein was modified relative to this genomic sequence to represent the inferred CDS: deleted 1 base in 1 codon), which yields MPSLNITAPGGRGRLSIQNPQKLSSCNSTIPTSILVTRRKNDVFLTAPYGKFSKNVSFSVKSQYLTPQEQRQQQQQRRFSSYESPSPSQPGQSAPRVYVGYTIYKGKSALAVEPCPPEFSPLESGAFKLSKEGFVLLQFAPAAGMRQYDWSRKQLFSLSVTEIGNIISLGPRDSCEFFHDPYKGRSEEGKVRKVLKVEPLPDGSGHFFNLSVQNKLINVDENIYIPITKAEFAVLVTSFNFILPCLLGWHTLANSTRPEEMSRLNNANSTVDYEWSR from the exons ATGCCAAGCCTCAATATAACTGCACCAGGAGGAAGAGGAAGACTCTCAATTCAAAACCCCCAAAAACTTTCC TCTTGTAATTCCACCATACCCACCTCTATTCTTGTCACCAGACGAAAAAATGACGTTTTTCTCACCGCCCCATATGGAAAATTCTCTAAAAATGTATCTTTTAGTGTTAAATCTCAATacctaacacctcaagaacaacggcaacagcagcagcagcggaGGTTTTCTTCATATGAATCTCCTTCTCCCTCTCAGCCTG GGCAATCGGCACCAAGGGTTTATGTAGGGTACACTATATACAAAGGGAAATCTGCTCTTGCGGTGGAGCCATGCCCTCCAGAGTTCTCGCCTTTAGAA TCTGGGGCATTCAAACTATCAAAGGAGGGTTTTGTTTTGCTCCAGTTTGCTCCTGCAGCTGGCATGCGCCAATATGATTGGAGTAGAAAGCAG TTATTCTCATTGTCCGTGACTGAAATAGGAAACATTATCAGCCTTGGGCCTCGAGATTCTTGTGAATTTTTTCATGATCCTTATAAAGGAAGAAG CGAAGAAGGCAAAGTGAGGAAAGTGTTGAAAGTGGAGCCCTTGCCTGATGGTTCTGGACACTTCTTCAATCTCA GTGTTCAAAACAAGCTTATAAATGTGGACGAGAATATTTATATCCCCATCACTAAGGCAGAGTTTGCTGTACTTGTGACATCATTCAAT TTCATTTTGCCATGCCTTTTGGGTTGGCATACACTTGCAAACTCGACAAGGCCTGAAGAGATGAGTCGTCTAAACAATGCGAATTCTACTGTCGACTATGAGTGGAGCAGATAG